The region GAAGGTGCGCAAGGCGCACGGGGACAAGGTCATCCTCGATGACGTCACCATCATGTTCTACCCCGGTGCGAAGATCGGCGTTGTCGGTCCGAACGGCGCCGGTAAGTCGAGCGTGCTGAAGATCATGGCCGGCCTGGACACTCCGGGCAACGGCGAGGCTTACCTCTCGCCCGGTCACACGGTCGGCATCCTCCAGCAGGAGCCGCCGCTCAACGAGGAGAAGACCGTCCTGGGGAACGTCCAGGAGGGGCTCGGCGAGATCAAGGTCAAGCTGGACCGCTACAACGAGATCGCGGAGAAGATGGCCGTCGACTACTCCGACGCGCTGATGGAGGAGATGGGGCAGCTCCAGGAGGAGCTCGACCACGCGAACGCGTGGGACCTCGACTCCCAGCTGGAGCAGGCGATGGACGCCCTGCGCTGCCCCCCGCCCGACGCCGACGTCACGACCCTCTCCGGTGGCGAGCGCCGCCGGGTCGCCCTGTGCAAGCTGCTGCTCAGCAAGCCCGACCTGCTGCTGCTCGACGAGCCCACCAACCACCTGGACGCGGAGAGCGTCCTGTGGCTCGAACAGCACCTGTCCCAGTACTCCGGCGCCGTCCTGGCGGTCACCCACGACCGGTACTTCCTGGACAACCTCGCCGAGTGGATCCTGGAGCTGGACCGGGGCAAGGCGCACCCCTACGAGGGCAACTACTCCACCTACCTGGAGAAGAAGGCCGAGCGCCTCGCGGTGCAGGGCAAGAAGGACCAGCGGCTCCAGAAGCGCCTCAAGGACGAGCTGGAGTGGGTCCGGTCGGGTGCCAAGGCCCGCCAGGCGAAGTCCAAGGCCCGTCTCGACCGCTACGAGGAGATGGCGACTGAGGCGGAGAAGACCCGCAAGCTCGACTTCGAGGAGATCCAGATCCCGCCGGGCCCGCGACTGGGCAGCGTCGTGGTCGAGGTCGACAAGCTCAAGAAGGGCTTCGGCGACCGGGTGCTGATCGACGGCCTGTCGTTCAGCCTGCCGCGCAACGGCATCGTCGGCGTCATCGGTCCGAACGGCGTCGGCAAGACGACCCTGTTCAAGACCATCGTGGGGCTGGAGGAGCCGGACGCCGGCGCGGTGAAGGTGGGCGAGACGGTCAAGCTGTCCTACGTCGACCAGAACCGCGCGGGCATCGACCCGAAGAAGAACGTGTGGGAGGTCGTCTCCGGCGGCCTGGACTACATCCACGTCGGCAACGTCGAGATGCCGTCCCGGGCGTACGTCAGCGCGTTCGGCTTCAAGGGTCCGGACCAGCAGAAGCCCGCGGGCGTGCTGTCCGGCGGCGAGCGCAACCGGCTCAACCTGGCGCTCACCCTCAAGCAGGGCGGCAACCTGATCCTGCTCGACGAGCCGACGAACGACCTCGACGTCGAGACCCTGGGCTCGCTGGAGAACGCCCTGGAGCAGTTCCCCGGTTGCGCCGTGGTCATCTCGCACGACCGGTGGTTCCTCGACCGCGTCGCCACGCACATCCTGGCGTGGGAGGGCACGGACGAGAACCCGTCGCAGTGGTACTGGTTCGAGGGCAACTTCGAGGGCTACGAGAAGAACAAGGTGGAGCGTCTGGGTGCGGAGGCCGCGAGGCCGCACCGCGTCACCTACCGCAAGCTCACACGAGACTGAGCAGCGACGTCGTGGCGGCGAGGGGCGAGGCGCAGGCGGACGCCGAGGTGAGCACGCTGGTCGTGCCCGCCTGGCGGCTGCGTTGGCGGGCACCGGAGCTGGCTCTGGTGCTGGGCGAGCGTGCGGTGGCGCTCGCCTCCACCCGCCGTGACGAGGTCGACCGGTTGCGCGCGGAGTCCCTGGTGGTCTTCGCGAGCAACCGGATGGGCCGGGGCGTCAAGATCGCCGACCGCGCCCTGGACGCCCTGAAGGCGGCCGAGGCGGAGGCCGAGCACGAGACGGCGTGGCGCCTGCGGGTGGAACTGGCCGACAGCGCCAGGTCCGTGGGCGCGCCGCTGACCGGGTTCGCCGCCGTCCGCCCGGTCCTCGAAGCGCAGAGCGTCCCGGACGCCCTGCGCGCCTCCGCGCTCGTGCAGGCCAGCGAGTGCCTGGTCTCGGTGGGGCGCGGCAGCGCGCTCACCGAGGCTCTGGCGGAAGCCGACCACCTCTACTCGACCGACCCCGTGATGGACCACGACACCACCCTCCTGCTGCGCGGTCTGCTCCGCGCGGCGGCGGCCGGCCAGCACCGGCGCTGGGGCGACCTGGAGTCGGCGATCACCGCCGGCCGGGAAGGCGTCGGCCTGCTGGACCAGCTCACCGACCAGGCTTGCGACAGCGGCGAGGTCCGCGGCCGGCTCACCGTGGAACTGGTCTGCGCCCTGATGGACGCGGGCAAGCCCGCCGAGGCGTCCGAGACCGGAACGCCGTTCCTGGACCGGCCGGTGCGCGCGCCCTCGGCGGCGGCCGCGGGCTGGTTGCGGCTGGCCCTGGCGACCAGGGTCCACCTCCCCGCGGGTCGGGTCGACCAGGCCCGCGACCTGCTCCGCGACGCGGCCGACAACGCCGAACGCCACCAACTGGACACCCTGCTCGCGGAGAGCCTGCTGGCGCTCGCGCACGTGCACGAGGTGTCCGGCGACCTGACCGAGGCGCTGGCCAACCTCCGCGCCGCCCACGCGGCCGAGCGCCGCCGGGCCCGCGCCGTGTACGCCGTGCGCGCCCGCCTGGCCGCCGAGTTCTCCGGCGTGCACCGGCAGCCGACCGGACAGCACGACCAGTTGACGGCCCTGCTGCGCGAGAAGAAGCCGAGCACCACGCCCGCCGAGCCGCACCTGCCCCCCGAGGTCAAGCAGCAACTCCGCCAGTGGCGTCCGGTGCAGGTCCACCGCGCCGAAGGGCTGCGCGTCAAGCGCTCCCGCCGGGCCGCCGAAGACATGACGGTGGAAGGCATCTCCGCCGCCCGAGCCCACGCCGCCGACCGCTGGCGCCTGGTCCAGCCCTTCGGCGAACCCACGCCACCCCCTGCGGACCGCCCGCAAGGCCACACCCCCGACCTCCCCACCGCCCGCACCCCGGACCAGCAGTCCGCCCACATCCCGGACCACAGCACCGGCCACCCCCCGGACCGCCCCGTCGACCTCACACCGGAACACGCGACCGGTGCCGCGTCGGAAAGCCCGGCGGACCACGCAGTGGGCCACGCGGCGAACCAGTCCGCCGAGCACACCGGGGGCCGCCGCCGAGCCCCGGACCCCACTCCACCCCCCGCACCCCAGGCCGCTCCCGCCCAGCCGGTCGAACAGCCCACCCCGAACGTCCTCCCCGCGCCGCAGACGCCCCAGCGGTCGACGCCGCCGCAGCCGCCCACGCGATCGACGTTCCCCTTGTCGAAGGACTTGGACGCGACGGTGTTCGGCCGTCCCGAGCACGCGAGGAGCGGCGAGGCCCGCCCGCTCCCCACCCGCCCGCGCGAGCAGACCTACCTCGAACAGACGTACTTGGAGCAGAACTTCCCGGCTCCACAGGCGCCACAGCCCCAGCCCGCTCCGCCCGCGTTCCCGCCGCCGCACCACCTGCCGCCCGTTGCGGCCGACGTGCCGCAGCAGGCACCCCCACCCCCGACCCACCCGACCCCGACCCCCGCGGTCCCGTCGCAGCCGGCCGCACACCAGCAGGCCCCGAGCCGTCCGGTCGGCAACCAGCCGGTGGCGAACCAACCCGTCGTGGATCAGTCGGTGGTGGA is a window of Saccharothrix espanaensis DSM 44229 DNA encoding:
- the ettA gene encoding energy-dependent translational throttle protein EttA, producing the protein MAEFIYTMKKVRKAHGDKVILDDVTIMFYPGAKIGVVGPNGAGKSSVLKIMAGLDTPGNGEAYLSPGHTVGILQQEPPLNEEKTVLGNVQEGLGEIKVKLDRYNEIAEKMAVDYSDALMEEMGQLQEELDHANAWDLDSQLEQAMDALRCPPPDADVTTLSGGERRRVALCKLLLSKPDLLLLDEPTNHLDAESVLWLEQHLSQYSGAVLAVTHDRYFLDNLAEWILELDRGKAHPYEGNYSTYLEKKAERLAVQGKKDQRLQKRLKDELEWVRSGAKARQAKSKARLDRYEEMATEAEKTRKLDFEEIQIPPGPRLGSVVVEVDKLKKGFGDRVLIDGLSFSLPRNGIVGVIGPNGVGKTTLFKTIVGLEEPDAGAVKVGETVKLSYVDQNRAGIDPKKNVWEVVSGGLDYIHVGNVEMPSRAYVSAFGFKGPDQQKPAGVLSGGERNRLNLALTLKQGGNLILLDEPTNDLDVETLGSLENALEQFPGCAVVISHDRWFLDRVATHILAWEGTDENPSQWYWFEGNFEGYEKNKVERLGAEAARPHRVTYRKLTRD